The following nucleotide sequence is from Flavobacteriales bacterium.
AAGCCCTTATTCATACCTCTGATCATCGGGTTGAACATCCGGTGAAACGATTATGGTTTCAGGTAACGATGCATCACAATATGGGCATCGAATTTAACAACGAGGCTCTTTGGGTATTTCAAATATTACCTAAGGGAGTGGATAAAACAGAAATTCGGTATTCTTTATTTGGTCGGAAGAATATGAGTGACCATGAACGTGAACTTACTGATCTCAATATTAAAATAAACTCTCAAGTTAATGATGAGGATAAGTTCTTGGTGGAAAGGATACAGAAAGGAGCATTGACGAGTAATTATGAGCCGGGGCAATTATCATATGCAGAATCTTCAGTTGCTTTGACACATAAAAGGTTGAAGGAACGATTTCCTGTGTGTAGCTTAGAAAAATCTCCAAGGATAGGTAAGCTGAAAGAAGTGAACGATAGAATGAAACAATAATCAATATGGCTAAGATAACACGAAGGGATTTTCTAAATGGTGCTTTATTAGCTGCTGGTGCAACCATGATTCCACCCATGGCGATGAGTAATAAATTTCTAAACCTCGTTGATCCTGAATATTATCCTCCATCATTAACAGGCATGAGAGGAAGTACAGAGTCTGCTTATAAGCATGCGCATGCAAGAGCTTGGGGCGCTAAATCCGATTGGGGATCTGTAATCGAAGATGATGATGAATACGATTTGATAATTGTAGGGGGAGGAGTAAGCGGGCTATCAGCAGCTCATTTTTACCAGAAGGAACATGGTGACGACAAAAAGATATTGATCTTAGAAAACCACGATGACTTCGGCGGGCATGCAAGAAGGAACGAACACCATATAGATGGTAAAATGGTTATTGGTAGCGGTGGCTCTCAATCTCTGCAGTATCCATCTCAGTACAGTGATATAACGAAAGAATTACTCGATGATATAAATGTAGATGTAAGTAGGTTTGATAAATATTATGATCAAAACTACTATGAAAAAAACGAGCTCTTTAATGTTACCTATTTCGACAAGGAAACTTATGGTGAAGATAAAGTGCTTAATTATGCACTAGGTGGATATGGAGATTCAATGACGCGTGAGAATCCTAAAAACTTATCTGTAGAGGAAGCGCTAAGGCAAATGCCTTTGGATGCTGGAGTGAAAGACGAATTGCGTCGGGTTATGAATGGTGAGTATAAAAACGACAGCGCAAATAATGCTAAAGAACATATTGAGTACTTAACAAATACACCCTTTTTCGAAGTTCTCAAGAATAATTACAATGTGTCTCACCCTCAAATATTAGAGATGTTGCGTTGGATTGGAAGCGATTATATGAACAGTGGAGCGGATACTTTCAGTGCCAAAGAAGCATATTATTCTTTAATCCCCGGAATGCCTAGAGATGTAATGGAAAAACTAATTGGTGAAAAGGCTACCAAGGATTTCCTGGGTGTTAGTTACGATCCTTACATTCATCATTTCCCAGATGGGAATGGAGGGGTAGCAAGGCTTCTCGTGAGAAAGCTAATCCCGAATGCTGCTGAAGGAAATACGATGGAAGACATTGTTCTGGCAAAAATGCAGTACAATCAACTCGATAAAAAAAGTAACATCGTCCGTCTTCGACTAAACAGTACAGTAGTTAAAGTAGAGCATGAAGGTGATGTGAAAAATGCCAGTAAAGTAAATGTGAATTATATTAACAATGGCAAAGCATATCAGGTAAAAGGCAAGAATGTAATAATGGCATG
It contains:
- a CDS encoding NAD(P)-binding protein, giving the protein MAKITRRDFLNGALLAAGATMIPPMAMSNKFLNLVDPEYYPPSLTGMRGSTESAYKHAHARAWGAKSDWGSVIEDDDEYDLIIVGGGVSGLSAAHFYQKEHGDDKKILILENHDDFGGHARRNEHHIDGKMVIGSGGSQSLQYPSQYSDITKELLDDINVDVSRFDKYYDQNYYEKNELFNVTYFDKETYGEDKVLNYALGGYGDSMTRENPKNLSVEEALRQMPLDAGVKDELRRVMNGEYKNDSANNAKEHIEYLTNTPFFEVLKNNYNVSHPQILEMLRWIGSDYMNSGADTFSAKEAYYSLIPGMPRDVMEKLIGEKATKDFLGVSYDPYIHHFPDGNGGVARLLVRKLIPNAAEGNTMEDIVLAKMQYNQLDKKSNIVRLRLNSTVVKVEHEGDVKNASKVNVNYINNGKAYQVKGKNVIMACYNMMVPHLVQDLPINQATALKKNVKSPLVYTSVGMRNWEALKELKIAAVVSPGRWHTQSFLDFPVSMGGYQHSITPDQPAIFNMVYIPGADEYGGHPYDHFKAGRYKLLDTTFDQFEKEIKQHLGGMLGGAGFDPDRDINSITINRWSHGYNYSGGDLYDFDGHKNAKIGRKKFGRIAIANSDSDSTSYIFAAIEQAKRAVDEL